A single region of the Rathayibacter rathayi genome encodes:
- a CDS encoding peptidoglycan-binding protein, with protein sequence MTIETETTTIETERSARPRPARSRVLAVITAFLLAVGVTVGGATSARAAGWPVLSSGSHGEDVTTAQYLLRSSGQSLAVDGAFGSGTAGAVTAFQSAKGLAADGVIGEATWGALTVTVRSGSTGDAVSAAQTQLNANGASLAVDGVFGAGTESAVTGFQSEAGLTADGIVGPATWKALIAGTGGGTTPPPSGDAATTAQAILDNPGIELYELGADAGADAASTSLVNIRDTAEGKPAKTSSGGDAGITEVSLDPAMLNGLLRLNTEYGFDLRVTSIAGEDHSTTSRHYTGHAVDIDRINGVTVLNGADHQAVQDACAALGATLTLGPGDPGHDNHVHCEW encoded by the coding sequence ATGACCATCGAGACCGAGACAACCACCATCGAGACCGAGCGCAGCGCCCGCCCGCGCCCAGCCCGCTCCCGCGTCCTCGCGGTGATCACCGCCTTCCTGCTCGCCGTCGGCGTCACCGTCGGCGGGGCCACCAGTGCCCGGGCGGCCGGCTGGCCCGTGCTCTCCTCCGGATCCCACGGCGAGGACGTGACCACCGCGCAGTACCTCCTCCGCAGCTCTGGCCAGTCGCTCGCCGTGGACGGGGCCTTCGGTTCCGGCACGGCGGGGGCCGTGACCGCCTTCCAGTCAGCCAAGGGCCTCGCCGCCGACGGCGTGATCGGCGAGGCGACCTGGGGTGCGCTCACCGTGACCGTCCGCAGCGGCTCCACCGGTGACGCGGTCAGCGCGGCGCAGACCCAGCTGAACGCGAACGGCGCCTCCCTTGCGGTCGACGGCGTCTTCGGCGCCGGAACGGAGTCTGCGGTGACCGGCTTCCAGAGCGAGGCCGGGCTGACGGCCGACGGCATCGTCGGACCGGCCACCTGGAAGGCCCTGATCGCCGGGACCGGCGGCGGCACCACTCCCCCGCCCAGCGGCGACGCGGCGACCACAGCGCAGGCCATCCTCGACAACCCGGGCATCGAGCTCTACGAGCTGGGCGCCGACGCGGGTGCCGACGCGGCCTCGACTTCGCTCGTCAACATCCGCGACACCGCGGAGGGGAAGCCGGCCAAGACCAGCTCTGGCGGCGACGCGGGAATCACCGAGGTGTCTCTGGATCCGGCCATGCTGAACGGGCTGCTGCGCCTCAACACCGAGTACGGCTTCGACCTCCGCGTGACCTCGATCGCGGGTGAGGATCACAGCACGACCTCCCGCCACTACACCGGCCACGCGGTCGACATCGACCGGATCAACGGCGTGACAGTGCTGAACGGCGCCGACCACCAGGCTGTGCAGGACGCCTGCGCCGCCCTGGGTGCAACACTCACGCTCGGCCCGGGCGACCCCGGCCACGACAACCATGTGCACTGCGAGTGGTGA
- a CDS encoding sulfurtransferase translates to MSISSAPYLARPIVSTQWLADQLGREHLVVVDASVLLVPGFDGRPGYLSGDEQYLLEGHVPGAVFGDLLAQLSDPEAPLPFTRLDPERFAAATAALGIDDDSVVVVYDSAVGQWASRLWWLLRAAGHDAVAVLDGGLSAWRCEERPIESGHVEPAASGGITVREERPLWIDKAGVERVVRGEAPGALVCAVPPKEFTGQEGRRPRLGHLPGSRNVPAGRLVNRADNTLLPPERLRSLFGESLQAERIILYCAGGIAATADALALAVLGVDTAVVYDGSLNEWAADPEAPLVVTAA, encoded by the coding sequence GTGAGCATCTCCTCCGCCCCGTACCTCGCCCGGCCGATCGTCTCGACCCAGTGGCTCGCCGACCAGCTCGGCCGCGAGCACCTCGTCGTGGTCGACGCGAGCGTCCTGCTCGTGCCCGGCTTCGACGGCCGCCCCGGCTACCTCAGCGGCGACGAGCAGTACCTCCTCGAGGGGCACGTCCCCGGCGCCGTCTTCGGCGACCTGCTCGCGCAGCTGTCCGACCCCGAGGCACCCCTCCCCTTCACGCGCCTCGACCCCGAGCGCTTCGCGGCCGCCACCGCCGCCCTCGGCATCGACGACGACTCGGTGGTCGTCGTCTACGACTCCGCGGTGGGCCAGTGGGCCTCGCGCCTGTGGTGGCTGCTGCGCGCAGCCGGGCACGACGCGGTCGCGGTGCTCGACGGAGGCCTCTCGGCCTGGCGGTGCGAGGAGCGCCCGATCGAATCCGGGCACGTCGAGCCCGCAGCGAGCGGAGGGATCACGGTCCGTGAAGAACGCCCGCTGTGGATCGACAAGGCCGGTGTCGAGCGCGTCGTCCGCGGCGAGGCACCGGGGGCCCTGGTCTGCGCGGTCCCGCCGAAGGAGTTCACCGGCCAGGAGGGGCGTCGCCCCCGCCTCGGGCACCTGCCGGGTTCGCGCAACGTCCCGGCCGGGCGCCTGGTCAATCGCGCGGACAACACCCTCCTACCGCCGGAGCGCCTGCGGTCGCTCTTCGGCGAGAGCCTCCAGGCCGAACGGATCATCCTCTACTGCGCAGGCGGGATCGCGGCCACGGCCGACGCTCTCGCGCTCGCGGTGCTCGGAGTCGACACCGCGGTGGTCTATGACGGCTCGCTCAACGAGTGGGCGGCCGACCCGGAGGCGCCGCTCGTGGTCACGGCCGCGTGA
- a CDS encoding L-serine ammonia-lyase, which yields MSAYVSVLDLFSVGIGPSSSHTVGPMRAALALAERIREAGLLGRVSRVVCTLYGSLGSTGIGHGTPDAVVAGLAGLDPETCDPALVRGAWQRLDAEGAILLAGEQRLAMTRGDVAFEPRTRLPEHPNALTFSVWVGEDALPVWEETYYSIGGGFIRRAGERAELAALAAHPYPFVSGLDLLAICDRTRSSIAEIAAANERALHPGVDVDARLDAIWDAMAACVEHGLATNGVLPGGLGVRRRASVLSERLEAFEEDPLDRARATSVEWLHAFALAVNEENAAGGRVVTAPTNGAAGIIPAVAHYYLRFVPGADRVGLRGFLLTATAIGSLCKTNASISGAEAGCQGEVGSACAMAAGALCAVLGGTAGQVENAAEIAMEHHLGLTCDPVGGLVQIPCIERNAIASSTAVSAARLALHGDGDHRVSLDAVIETMRQTGIDMSSKYKETSEGGLAVNVIEC from the coding sequence ATGAGCGCCTACGTCTCCGTCCTCGACCTGTTCAGCGTGGGGATCGGCCCGTCCAGCTCGCACACTGTCGGGCCGATGCGCGCGGCCCTCGCCCTGGCGGAGCGGATCCGCGAGGCCGGCCTCCTCGGCCGCGTCAGCCGCGTGGTCTGCACCCTCTACGGCTCCCTCGGCTCCACGGGGATCGGCCACGGCACACCGGACGCCGTGGTCGCCGGGCTCGCGGGCTTGGACCCCGAGACGTGCGATCCGGCGCTGGTGCGCGGTGCCTGGCAGCGCCTCGACGCCGAGGGAGCGATCCTTCTGGCTGGCGAGCAGCGCCTCGCGATGACGCGGGGCGACGTCGCCTTCGAGCCCCGCACCCGACTGCCGGAGCACCCGAATGCGCTGACGTTCAGCGTCTGGGTTGGCGAGGACGCGCTGCCGGTATGGGAGGAGACCTACTACTCGATCGGCGGGGGCTTCATCCGCCGAGCGGGCGAGCGCGCCGAGCTGGCGGCCTTGGCCGCGCACCCCTACCCCTTCGTCTCCGGGCTCGACCTGCTCGCGATCTGCGACCGGACGCGCTCGAGCATCGCCGAGATCGCCGCCGCGAACGAGCGCGCACTGCACCCCGGGGTCGATGTCGACGCCCGCCTCGACGCGATCTGGGACGCGATGGCTGCCTGCGTCGAGCACGGCCTGGCGACCAACGGCGTCCTGCCCGGTGGCCTCGGTGTCCGCCGCCGCGCATCGGTGCTCAGCGAGCGGCTCGAGGCCTTCGAGGAGGACCCGCTCGACCGCGCCCGCGCGACCTCGGTGGAGTGGCTGCACGCCTTCGCGCTCGCGGTGAACGAGGAGAACGCGGCCGGCGGGCGAGTGGTGACGGCTCCGACGAATGGAGCCGCCGGCATCATCCCCGCCGTCGCCCACTACTACCTCCGGTTCGTGCCCGGCGCCGATCGCGTGGGCCTGCGCGGCTTCCTCCTCACCGCCACCGCGATCGGCTCGCTCTGCAAAACGAACGCCTCGATCTCGGGCGCGGAGGCGGGCTGCCAGGGCGAGGTCGGCTCGGCTTGCGCGATGGCCGCCGGAGCCCTCTGCGCGGTGCTCGGCGGCACTGCCGGGCAGGTCGAGAACGCGGCCGAGATCGCGATGGAGCACCACCTCGGCCTCACCTGCGATCCGGTCGGCGGACTCGTGCAGATCCCCTGCATCGAGCGGAACGCGATCGCCTCCTCCACCGCGGTGAGCGCCGCCCGCCTCGCGCTGCACGGCGACGGCGACCACCGCGTCTCGCTCGACGCCGTCATCGAGACGATGCGCCAGACGGGCATCGACATGTCGTCGAAGTACAAGGAGACGAGCGAGGGCGGTCTCGCGGTGAACGTCATCGAGTGCTGA
- the hrpA gene encoding ATP-dependent RNA helicase HrpA, with protein sequence MSDVLSIRYPPELPVSARREDIAAAIRDHQVVIVAGATGSGKTTQLPKICLELGRESIAHTQPRRIAARTIAERIAEELDDEVGGLVGYQVRFTDKASASTRIKLMTDGILLNEMNHDRMLSRYDTIIIDEAHERSLNIDFLLGYLHRLLPQRPDLKVIITSATIDPQSFAAHFADAAGEPAPIIEVSGRTYPVEIRYRPLVAEEPEEDDDTDVPDATSGSRDLMTGIADALAELALEDPGDVLVFLSGENEIRDAEDAIRGRNLPGTEVLPLYGRLSAADQHRVFEKGRTPGVRRRVVLATNVAETSLTVPGIRYVIDGGTARISRYSARSKVQRLPIEAVSQASANQRSGRSGRTSAGIAIRLYSEEDYLRRPEYTDPEILRTGLAAVILQMISLGLGDIASFPFLTPPDSRGIKDGLDLLTELGALRTPSALPRDATYDDDTPRKATTSGISRKGEGAAPQLTRIGRDLARLPIDPRLGRMVLESRRHSVSREVMAIVAGLTIQDVRERPLERRAQADQQHARFVDPTSDFLTLLNLWNYLEEKQDELSSSAFRRLCKAEYLNYLRVREWHDVFRQLRQLARPLKLELGEPKIDPDGIHRSLLAGLLSHLGIKDTTSQQAQRAAKNRERQTVQYVGARNAKFSIFPGSALAKKLPDAVMSAELVETSRLFARSNAAIDPAWAEAIAGDLVKRQFSEPHWEKSQGAAVAYEKVTLYGVPIIVRRRVQFSRIDASSARELFIRHALVEGEWESRHAFDRKNRALRAEFERLEERTRRRDLLVDDEAVFDFYDRRLPRDITSVRSFDSWWRTAQHDEPDLLTMTQETLLPEDAEQIDEAAFPTQWRQADQRLRLSYRFEPGTEEDGVTVHVPLALLPRVTPLGFDWLVPGLRAELVTAMIKALPKHLRRNVVPANDWARKLTASLPHDVPNPPTESFAATLAGAIRREAGVVVRPEDFDLERIPSHLRVTFAVADERGRTIAAGKELAPLAERLRGRVRDEVARVVEARAPDALERRGLKTWDTPELPRVTDTRQGGNTIRAYPALIDDDDSVSIRLLATAEDQAREHPRGVRRLLLLATPSPVAYVQQHLTSTEKLVLAQSPYQNTTALFTDCLLACVDAVLWRMKPDGMLFLHAEFDAVRDRVSASVMDAMFETVKTVTTILTTARGVEKALKASTSMALLPALTDAREQLSGLVYPGFVSATGVERLRHLPRYLAAITERFGKIAENVGRDRVWLNEVRAAQELYRSAGGVLPLPAHDRLARARWLLEELRVSLFAQSLGTAESASLQRIRKVLTP encoded by the coding sequence ATGTCAGACGTGCTCAGCATCCGCTACCCGCCCGAACTGCCCGTGTCGGCGCGGCGCGAGGACATCGCCGCGGCGATCCGCGATCACCAGGTGGTCATCGTCGCCGGAGCCACCGGATCCGGCAAGACGACCCAGCTGCCGAAAATCTGCCTCGAGCTCGGGCGCGAGAGCATCGCGCACACCCAGCCGCGCCGCATCGCGGCCCGCACGATCGCCGAGCGCATCGCGGAGGAACTCGACGACGAGGTCGGCGGACTCGTCGGATATCAGGTCCGGTTCACCGATAAGGCATCCGCGTCGACCCGGATCAAGCTGATGACGGACGGCATCCTGCTCAACGAGATGAACCACGATCGGATGCTCAGCCGCTACGACACGATCATCATCGACGAGGCGCACGAGCGCAGCCTGAACATCGACTTCCTCCTGGGCTACCTGCACCGCCTGCTGCCGCAGCGACCCGACCTCAAGGTGATCATCACCTCGGCCACCATCGACCCGCAGAGCTTCGCCGCCCACTTCGCCGACGCCGCGGGCGAACCGGCTCCGATCATCGAGGTGTCCGGCCGCACCTACCCGGTCGAGATCCGCTACCGGCCGCTGGTCGCGGAGGAGCCGGAGGAGGACGACGACACCGACGTCCCGGACGCGACGAGCGGCAGCCGCGACCTGATGACCGGCATCGCCGACGCCCTGGCCGAACTGGCCCTTGAGGATCCGGGCGACGTGCTGGTGTTCCTCTCTGGCGAGAACGAGATCCGTGACGCGGAGGACGCCATCCGCGGTCGGAACCTGCCCGGCACCGAGGTGCTCCCCCTCTACGGCCGCCTCTCCGCCGCCGATCAGCACCGCGTCTTCGAGAAGGGGCGTACCCCGGGCGTCCGGCGCCGCGTCGTCCTCGCGACCAACGTCGCGGAGACGAGCCTCACCGTCCCCGGGATCCGCTACGTGATCGACGGCGGCACGGCCCGCATCTCGCGCTACAGCGCCCGCTCGAAGGTGCAACGGCTGCCGATCGAGGCCGTCTCGCAGGCCTCGGCGAACCAGCGCTCGGGCCGTTCGGGTCGCACCAGCGCGGGCATCGCGATCCGTCTCTACTCTGAGGAGGACTACCTCCGCCGCCCCGAGTACACCGACCCCGAGATCCTGCGAACGGGCCTGGCCGCGGTCATCCTGCAGATGATCTCGCTCGGCCTGGGCGACATCGCCTCGTTTCCCTTCCTCACGCCTCCCGACTCCCGCGGCATCAAGGACGGCCTCGATCTGCTCACCGAGCTCGGCGCACTCCGCACCCCTTCCGCCCTTCCGCGAGATGCCACTTATGACGACGACACGCCGAGGAAGGCCACCACAAGTGGCATCTCGCGGAAGGGGGAGGGGGCGGCGCCGCAGCTCACGCGGATCGGGCGGGATCTCGCGCGGCTGCCGATTGATCCGCGCTTGGGGCGAATGGTCCTCGAGTCGCGCCGGCACAGTGTCAGCCGCGAGGTGATGGCGATCGTCGCGGGTCTCACGATCCAAGACGTCCGCGAGCGCCCGCTCGAGCGCCGAGCGCAGGCCGACCAGCAGCACGCGCGCTTCGTCGATCCGACCAGCGATTTCCTCACCCTGCTGAACCTGTGGAACTACCTCGAGGAGAAGCAGGACGAGCTCTCCTCCAGCGCCTTCCGCCGCCTCTGCAAGGCCGAGTACCTCAACTACCTCCGCGTGCGCGAATGGCACGACGTGTTCCGCCAACTGCGCCAGCTCGCGCGTCCGCTCAAGCTCGAACTCGGCGAGCCGAAGATCGACCCCGACGGAATCCACCGGAGCCTGTTGGCCGGCCTGCTCTCACACCTGGGCATCAAGGACACGACCTCGCAGCAGGCGCAGCGCGCGGCGAAGAACCGTGAGCGCCAGACCGTGCAGTACGTCGGCGCCCGCAACGCGAAGTTCTCGATCTTCCCCGGCAGCGCCCTGGCCAAGAAGCTGCCCGACGCGGTGATGAGCGCCGAGCTGGTCGAGACCAGCCGCCTCTTCGCCCGCTCGAACGCGGCGATCGACCCCGCCTGGGCCGAGGCGATCGCCGGTGACCTGGTAAAGAGGCAGTTCAGCGAGCCGCACTGGGAGAAGTCGCAGGGCGCTGCCGTCGCCTACGAGAAGGTCACGCTCTACGGAGTGCCGATCATCGTGCGCCGCCGTGTCCAGTTCTCGCGGATCGACGCCTCCTCCGCGCGCGAGCTGTTCATCCGGCACGCGCTCGTCGAGGGCGAGTGGGAGTCGCGGCACGCCTTCGACCGCAAGAATCGTGCCCTGCGGGCCGAGTTCGAGCGGCTGGAGGAGCGCACCCGTCGCCGCGATCTGCTCGTCGATGACGAGGCGGTCTTCGACTTCTACGACCGCCGCCTCCCCCGTGACATCACCTCGGTGCGCTCCTTCGACTCCTGGTGGCGCACGGCCCAGCACGACGAGCCCGACCTGCTGACGATGACGCAGGAGACGCTCCTCCCCGAAGACGCAGAGCAGATCGACGAGGCCGCCTTTCCCACGCAGTGGCGCCAGGCCGATCAGCGCTTGCGCCTCTCGTACCGGTTCGAACCGGGGACGGAGGAGGACGGAGTGACGGTGCATGTGCCGCTCGCGCTCCTGCCCCGCGTCACTCCCCTCGGCTTCGACTGGCTGGTGCCGGGGCTGCGGGCCGAGCTCGTCACCGCGATGATCAAGGCGCTGCCCAAGCACCTGCGCCGGAACGTGGTGCCCGCGAACGACTGGGCCCGGAAGCTCACCGCCTCGCTCCCGCACGACGTTCCGAATCCGCCGACGGAGTCGTTCGCGGCGACCCTAGCCGGAGCGATCCGCCGTGAGGCCGGCGTCGTCGTGCGGCCCGAGGACTTCGACCTCGAGCGCATTCCCTCGCACCTGCGGGTCACCTTCGCCGTCGCCGACGAGCGGGGGCGCACGATCGCCGCCGGCAAGGAGCTCGCCCCGCTGGCTGAACGGCTGCGGGGCCGGGTCCGCGACGAGGTCGCCCGCGTGGTCGAGGCCCGCGCCCCCGACGCGCTCGAGCGCCGGGGACTGAAGACGTGGGACACGCCGGAACTCCCCCGCGTCACCGACACCCGGCAGGGCGGCAACACGATCCGCGCGTACCCGGCCCTGATCGACGACGACGACTCGGTGTCCATCCGCCTGCTCGCCACCGCCGAGGACCAGGCGCGCGAGCATCCGCGGGGCGTCCGCCGCCTCCTCCTGCTCGCGACGCCGAGCCCCGTGGCGTACGTGCAGCAGCACCTCACCTCGACCGAGAAGCTCGTGCTCGCGCAGAGCCCCTACCAGAACACCACCGCGCTCTTCACCGACTGCCTGCTCGCCTGCGTCGATGCCGTGCTCTGGCGGATGAAGCCGGACGGCATGCTCTTCCTGCACGCCGAGTTCGACGCCGTGCGCGACCGGGTCTCGGCGAGCGTGATGGACGCAATGTTCGAGACCGTGAAGACGGTGACCACGATTCTGACCACCGCCCGCGGCGTCGAGAAAGCGCTCAAGGCCTCGACGAGCATGGCGCTCCTGCCGGCGCTTACCGACGCGCGGGAGCAGCTCTCTGGCCTGGTGTACCCCGGCTTCGTCTCGGCGACCGGAGTGGAGCGGCTGCGGCATCTCCCGCGCTATCTCGCCGCGATCACTGAGCGCTTCGGCAAGATCGCCGAGAACGTGGGCCGAGACCGCGTCTGGCTGAACGAGGTGCGGGCCGCGCAGGAACTCTACCGCTCCGCCGGCGGGGTCTTGCCCCTGCCCGCGCACGACCGCCTGGCGCGCGCCCGCTGGCTCCTGGAGGAGCTGCGGGTAAGCCTCTTCGCGCAGTCGCTCGGCACCGCCGAGAGCGCGTCTCTGCAACGTATCCGCAAAGTCCTCACGCCCTGA
- a CDS encoding MFS transporter has translation MGSYTDLLKTPGVGRIILAQLTARFPFGMFSLAFLLHVERVHHSYAAAGLVLGSMSIGQAIAGPLTSRLMGRLGMRRVLTITLVVCASAIIAMAVLPLEVWQFVVIGFIAGLSMPPVQPAVRTIYPKMVTSSQLTPLFSLDASAQEIIWVLGPVLAALVSIQVSTVAGVLTAAAFLIGGGVWFIASPEVGRVRIPRSTRRLGVVLTKPPVLLATVVGFLLIGACSAVEAGVVAVFGEGGVESGVVLAVFAAGSLAGGLALGHIPISRCATARRMLIVTVGMGLAAVSTDFWWLCVTLFLAGIGIAPALAALFAITASSVRFSDTAEAYGWVGTGQLIGAALGSAIAGVQIDRAGPTAAIVVAAAFALVGFLVPLLGRRYHPDLRGRDASPLPDTEPVILPS, from the coding sequence GTGGGCAGCTACACCGATCTCCTGAAAACCCCCGGGGTGGGGCGCATCATCCTCGCGCAGCTGACCGCGCGCTTCCCGTTTGGGATGTTCTCGCTCGCGTTCCTCCTGCATGTGGAGCGAGTGCACCACTCGTACGCGGCCGCCGGCCTGGTGCTCGGCTCGATGTCGATCGGGCAGGCGATCGCGGGGCCGCTGACCAGCCGCCTGATGGGTCGACTCGGGATGCGCCGCGTGCTCACGATCACTCTCGTGGTCTGCGCGAGCGCAATCATCGCAATGGCCGTACTGCCGCTCGAGGTGTGGCAATTCGTGGTGATCGGCTTCATCGCGGGCCTCAGCATGCCGCCTGTGCAGCCGGCCGTGCGGACCATCTACCCCAAGATGGTGACCAGCTCGCAGCTCACTCCGCTCTTCTCGCTCGACGCCTCCGCCCAGGAGATCATCTGGGTGCTCGGACCGGTGCTGGCTGCCCTCGTCTCGATCCAGGTGTCGACGGTCGCAGGCGTCCTGACCGCCGCCGCCTTCCTGATCGGCGGCGGTGTCTGGTTCATCGCCTCGCCCGAGGTCGGCCGGGTCCGCATCCCCCGATCCACGCGCCGCCTCGGCGTCGTGCTGACCAAGCCTCCGGTCCTTTTGGCGACGGTCGTCGGCTTCCTCCTGATCGGCGCCTGCTCCGCCGTGGAGGCGGGCGTCGTCGCAGTCTTCGGCGAGGGCGGAGTCGAATCCGGCGTCGTGCTCGCGGTGTTCGCGGCGGGCTCGCTGGCCGGCGGACTCGCGCTCGGCCACATCCCGATCAGCCGCTGCGCGACGGCGCGGCGGATGCTGATCGTCACGGTCGGCATGGGCCTGGCGGCTGTCTCGACGGACTTCTGGTGGCTCTGTGTCACCCTCTTCCTGGCCGGCATCGGCATCGCTCCCGCTCTCGCAGCCCTGTTCGCGATCACCGCCTCGAGCGTGCGCTTCTCGGACACCGCGGAGGCGTACGGCTGGGTCGGCACGGGTCAGCTGATCGGGGCGGCGCTGGGGTCCGCGATCGCCGGCGTGCAGATCGACCGGGCCGGTCCGACCGCCGCGATCGTCGTCGCCGCCGCGTTCGCCCTGGTCGGCTTCCTGGTGCCGCTGCTCGGCCGCCGCTACCACCCGGACCTCCGCGGACGCGACGCCAGCCCCCTTCCCGACACGGAACCCGTCATCCTCCCCTCGTAG
- a CDS encoding PLDc N-terminal domain-containing protein, with product MNSQSLLVVLNIVLLLFAIKGVLSNPRLSKVAKVAWVAFIVIAPFVGSLAYLALGRRGGNGGGGTVVRGTERPTGWFFER from the coding sequence ATGAATTCGCAGTCCTTGCTGGTCGTGCTGAACATCGTGCTGCTGCTGTTCGCGATCAAGGGAGTGCTGTCGAATCCGCGGCTCTCGAAGGTCGCGAAGGTCGCCTGGGTGGCGTTCATCGTGATCGCGCCGTTCGTCGGGAGTCTCGCCTACCTGGCCCTCGGGCGTCGCGGCGGGAACGGCGGAGGCGGCACCGTCGTCCGCGGCACGGAACGGCCGACGGGCTGGTTCTTCGAGCGCTGA
- a CDS encoding thioredoxin domain-containing protein, which produces MAERLRSSVSPYLRSHADNPVDWFPWGEEAFAEAVRRDVPVLISIGYSTCHWCQVMARESFSDPVLAARLNADVVAVKVDREEHPDVDTTYLTAASAFTRQLGWPLTVFATPVGETFFAGTYFPPRAVGGVPAFSDVLEAVSEAWRLRREEVQATAGGLAAALREATAALPTDSALPDDAALDAAVDALAAEEDRVHGGFGGAPKFPVAPVLGFLASRASGSALAERTLIALATSALRDRDGGFFRYATQADWSDPHYERMLYDNAQLLDVAAVLLGRSDARGDELTEIAEGIAGFLLSTLERPLGGFASAQDSESVVDGQRSEGGYYLAEDRSRLAPPALDEKVVTGWNGLAIRALARAGRVVGREEWIDAARRAAHAVVQRHVVDGCVAARASLDGTVSAARPALEDVGMLAGGLLELALVEGRPRFAVAARVLIDGSLDAAEGPLPFALPGGGDPALTARGLLLTADPSEGAYPSGLSAIADAAYELYLLTGSQRYRDAAEAVVALIAPGALRQPMGFGAVLALASRLARPVRQLVVVGPGGAQAVRGARSAGCGVLVGVSDEGAREWAQAGFELFEGRTSRDALPTAYSCDAFVCALPTTWLPAELVTRP; this is translated from the coding sequence ATGGCCGAACGTCTGCGCTCCAGTGTCAGCCCCTACCTCCGCTCGCACGCGGACAATCCGGTCGACTGGTTCCCCTGGGGGGAGGAGGCGTTCGCCGAGGCGGTTCGCCGAGACGTCCCGGTGCTGATCTCGATCGGCTACTCCACCTGCCACTGGTGCCAGGTGATGGCGCGGGAGTCGTTCTCGGATCCGGTGCTCGCAGCGCGCCTGAACGCCGACGTCGTCGCGGTGAAGGTCGACCGCGAGGAGCATCCCGACGTCGACACCACCTACTTGACTGCCGCCAGCGCCTTCACCCGCCAGCTGGGCTGGCCGCTGACCGTTTTCGCGACCCCTGTCGGCGAGACCTTCTTCGCCGGCACCTACTTCCCTCCTCGGGCCGTCGGCGGCGTACCCGCCTTCTCCGATGTGCTGGAGGCGGTCTCGGAGGCGTGGCGGCTGCGGCGCGAGGAGGTGCAGGCGACGGCCGGCGGACTTGCCGCGGCACTGCGCGAGGCGACCGCGGCGCTGCCGACCGACTCCGCCCTGCCGGACGACGCCGCGCTCGACGCCGCGGTGGACGCGCTCGCGGCGGAGGAGGACCGGGTGCACGGCGGTTTCGGTGGCGCACCGAAGTTCCCGGTCGCCCCGGTACTCGGCTTTCTCGCCTCGCGGGCCTCGGGGTCGGCGCTCGCCGAGCGCACGCTGATCGCGCTCGCCACGTCTGCGCTCCGCGACCGCGACGGCGGCTTCTTCCGCTACGCGACGCAGGCCGACTGGAGCGACCCGCACTACGAGCGGATGCTCTACGACAACGCTCAGCTGCTCGACGTCGCAGCGGTCCTGCTCGGGCGATCGGACGCCCGGGGCGATGAGCTGACGGAGATCGCGGAAGGGATCGCCGGCTTCCTCCTGAGCACCCTCGAGCGGCCGCTCGGCGGATTCGCGTCGGCTCAGGACTCGGAGAGCGTCGTCGACGGGCAGCGCTCGGAGGGCGGCTACTACCTGGCGGAGGACCGCTCGCGGCTCGCGCCCCCGGCTCTCGACGAGAAGGTCGTCACCGGCTGGAACGGCCTGGCAATCCGGGCGCTCGCCCGCGCCGGGCGGGTGGTGGGGCGCGAGGAGTGGATCGACGCGGCCCGACGTGCCGCCCACGCCGTAGTGCAGCGGCATGTGGTCGACGGGTGCGTCGCGGCCCGCGCCTCCCTCGATGGCACGGTCTCGGCCGCCCGCCCAGCGCTGGAGGACGTGGGGATGCTCGCCGGCGGGCTCCTCGAGCTCGCGCTCGTGGAGGGTCGCCCGCGCTTCGCGGTCGCGGCGCGGGTCCTGATCGACGGCTCGCTCGACGCGGCCGAGGGCCCGCTGCCGTTCGCGCTCCCCGGCGGAGGCGACCCGGCGCTGACCGCGCGCGGTCTGCTGCTCACGGCGGATCCCTCAGAAGGGGCCTACCCCTCCGGCCTCTCGGCGATCGCAGACGCGGCGTATGAGCTGTACCTGCTTACCGGGTCGCAGCGCTACCGGGACGCGGCCGAGGCGGTGGTCGCCTTGATCGCGCCGGGTGCACTCCGGCAACCGATGGGTTTCGGTGCCGTGCTCGCGCTGGCGTCGCGCCTTGCGCGTCCGGTGCGGCAGCTGGTGGTCGTTGGTCCCGGAGGCGCGCAGGCGGTGCGTGGTGCGCGGTCGGCCGGTTGTGGGGTCCTCGTCGGCGTTTCGGACGAGGGTGCCCGGGAGTGGGCGCAGGCGGGCTTCGAGTTGTTCGAGGGGCGGACCTCGCGCGACGCCCTGCCGACCGCCTACTCCTGCGACGCCTTCGTCTGCGCTCTGCCGACTACCTGGCTCCCGGCGGAGCTGGTCACGCGGCCGTGA